In the genome of Denticeps clupeoides chromosome 13, fDenClu1.1, whole genome shotgun sequence, one region contains:
- the spata18 gene encoding mitochondria-eating protein isoform X4 — protein sequence MTSSSVSTDTSLNLIQDSMEKDRRIRELSASHETDMQKMESELCSTRLQLNSVKQELADAQLELGDTKNKSATTLLATEDEILQLKAELRAAYDKVDMYKQKLDVLDDYERQLRLLRDEVSFLTAEKTMLRERLARSRSPSPIPRRSRSSSPVRTDSPTRAQLTSSSRHARLVSCFSDLYATERLEAQSLLRRYIDDLETVQRIIFIAVVESFQAAKMAYRQFKLRVRKTLSSTHIGPESLEDAVVDYAVRNLDLYDVQTSINDVINAMNVNPRISFPPEVDFMLISGFIKETCKVAFAMQTLDPALDLAFSTDGELYSETKYRRSYDSEFTAPLVAYHVWPALVEDDAIIMKGEAVTRRGALWRSQSRSSSPVRSRSGSPSRTLVSFYNDCVITHIHRSLTPQNITFLNA from the exons ATGACATCGTCCTCCGTCTCCACAGACACCAGCTTAAATCTCATTCAG GACTCTATGGAGAAGGACAGGAGGATCCGAGAGCTTTCTGCCTCTCATGAGACTGACATGCAGAAGATGGAGAGTGAGCTCTGCTCAACACGTCTACAGCTGAACTCAGTCAAACAGGA GTTGGCTGATGCTCAGCTAGAGCTAGGAGACAcgaaaaacaaatcagcaacaaCGCTCCTGGCCACCGAGGATGAAATCTTACAGCTAAAAGCAGA gCTGCGTGCTGCGTATGACAAGGTGGACATGTACAAACAAAAGCTGGATGTGCTGGATGACTACGAGCGGCAGCTACGGCTTTTAAGAGATGAGGTTTCCTTTCTCACTGCCGAGAAGACAATGCTGCGGGAGAG GCTGGCGAGGAGTCGCTCCCCAAGCCCTATTCCTCGACGCAGTCGCTCCAGCAGTCCAGTGAGGACTGATTCTCCCACTCGTGCTCAGCTCACCAGCTCCTCCCGCCACGCCCGCTTGGTGTCGTGCTTTAGCGACCTGTACGCCACGGAGCGCCTGGAGGCCCAGAGCCTGCTACGCCGCTATATAGACGATCTGGAGACCGTTCAGAGAATCATCTTCATTGCAGTAGTG GAATCATTCCAGGCTGCTAAAATGGCATACCGGCAGTTTAAGTTACGTGTGAGGAAGACACTGTCCTCCACCCACATTGGTCCAGAAAGTCTGGAGGATGCTGTGGTGGACTATGCTGTCAGAAACTTGGACTTGTATGATGTACAGACTAGCATTAAT GATGTGATCAATGCCATGAATGTGAATCCACGCATTTCCTTCCCTCCAGAGGTGGACTTTATGCTCATCAGTGGCTTCATCAAGGAAACTTGCAAAGTGGCCTTTGCCATGCAGACACTAGACCCAGCGCTTGACCTGGCCTTCAGCACTGATGGAGAGCTTTACAGTGAAACCAA GTACCGCCGGAGCTATGACTCAGAGTTCACCGCCCCTCTGGTGGCGTACCACGTGTGGCCGGCCCTGGTGGAGGACGATGCCATCATTATGAAGGGCGAGGCTGTGACCAGGAGGGGTGCTCTG TGGAGGAGTCAGAGCCGCAGCTCCAGTCCTGTTCGATCCCGCTCTGGAAGCCCGTCACGGACTCTTGTGAGTTTTTATAATG ACTGCGTAATAACTCATATACACAGAAGTCTCACTCcccaaaacataacatttttaaatgcatag
- the spata18 gene encoding mitochondria-eating protein isoform X5 gives MYKQKLDVLDDYERQLRLLRDEVSFLTAEKTMLRERLARSRSPSPIPRRSRSSSPVRTDSPTRAQLTSSSRHARLVSCFSDLYATERLEAQSLLRRYIDDLETVQRIIFIAVVESFQAAKMAYRQFKLRVRKTLSSTHIGPESLEDAVVDYAVRNLDLYDVQTSINDVINAMNVNPRISFPPEVDFMLISGFIKETCKVAFAMQTLDPALDLAFSTDGELYSETKYRRSYDSEFTAPLVAYHVWPALVEDDAIIMKGEAVTRRGALWRSQSRSSSPVRSRSGSPSRTLVSFYNDCVITHIHRSLTPQNITFLNA, from the exons ATGTACAAACAAAAGCTGGATGTGCTGGATGACTACGAGCGGCAGCTACGGCTTTTAAGAGATGAGGTTTCCTTTCTCACTGCCGAGAAGACAATGCTGCGGGAGAG GCTGGCGAGGAGTCGCTCCCCAAGCCCTATTCCTCGACGCAGTCGCTCCAGCAGTCCAGTGAGGACTGATTCTCCCACTCGTGCTCAGCTCACCAGCTCCTCCCGCCACGCCCGCTTGGTGTCGTGCTTTAGCGACCTGTACGCCACGGAGCGCCTGGAGGCCCAGAGCCTGCTACGCCGCTATATAGACGATCTGGAGACCGTTCAGAGAATCATCTTCATTGCAGTAGTG GAATCATTCCAGGCTGCTAAAATGGCATACCGGCAGTTTAAGTTACGTGTGAGGAAGACACTGTCCTCCACCCACATTGGTCCAGAAAGTCTGGAGGATGCTGTGGTGGACTATGCTGTCAGAAACTTGGACTTGTATGATGTACAGACTAGCATTAAT GATGTGATCAATGCCATGAATGTGAATCCACGCATTTCCTTCCCTCCAGAGGTGGACTTTATGCTCATCAGTGGCTTCATCAAGGAAACTTGCAAAGTGGCCTTTGCCATGCAGACACTAGACCCAGCGCTTGACCTGGCCTTCAGCACTGATGGAGAGCTTTACAGTGAAACCAA GTACCGCCGGAGCTATGACTCAGAGTTCACCGCCCCTCTGGTGGCGTACCACGTGTGGCCGGCCCTGGTGGAGGACGATGCCATCATTATGAAGGGCGAGGCTGTGACCAGGAGGGGTGCTCTG TGGAGGAGTCAGAGCCGCAGCTCCAGTCCTGTTCGATCCCGCTCTGGAAGCCCGTCACGGACTCTTGTGAGTTTTTATAATG ACTGCGTAATAACTCATATACACAGAAGTCTCACTCcccaaaacataacatttttaaatgcatag